DNA sequence from the Desulfuromonas sp. genome:
CAGCGGTTCAGAGCCGCATCCAGACCCAGGCCCAGGAGGAGATGGGCAAGACCCAGCGCGAGTATTTCCTGCGCGAGCAGCTGCGAGCCATTCAGGCCGAGTTGGGAGAGAGCGATCCGCGGGCCGAGGACGTGGCCGAGCTGCGCCTCAAACTCAAGGACGCCAGGCTTCCGGAGGAGGCCCTGGCCGATGCCGAGAAGCAGCTGCGGCGCCTCGAGAGCATGCACCACGAGGCGGCCGAGTATTCCATGCTGCGCACCTACCTGGACTGGCTGGTGGATCTGCCCTGGGGCCGGGTAACCCGCGACAATCTCGACCTGAAAAAGGCCAAGGCCGTTCTCGACGAGGACCATTACAACCTGGAGAAGGTCAAGGACCGGATTCTGGAATTTCTCGCCGTGCGCAAGCTGAAACGGGAGCCGAAGGGGCCGGTGCTCTGCTTCGTCGGCCCGCCCGGGGTGGGCAAGACGAGCCTGGGCAAGTCGATCGCCCGGGCCCTGGGGCGCAAGTTCGTGCGCATTTCCCTCGGCGGGGTGCGCGACGAGGCGGAGATCCGGGGGCACCGCCGCACCTACGTGGGCGCCCTGCCCGGGCGCATCCTTCAGGGCATGAAACAAGCCGGCACCAACAACCCGGTCTTCATGCTCGACGAGCTGGACAAGGTCGGGGCCGATTTCCGCGGCGACCCCTCGGCGGCGCTGCTGGAGCTGCTCGACCCCGAGCAGAACCACGCTTTCTCCGACCACTACATCAACCTCCCCTTCGACCTCTCCCGGGTTCTGTTCATCGCCACCGCCAACATCATGGATCCGGTCCCCTCGGCCCTCAAGGACCGCCTCGAGGTCATCCGGCTCTCGGGCTACACCGCCGAGGAGAAGCTGCACATCGCCCGGCGCTTTCTGGTTCCGCGGCAGATTCAGGAAAACGGTCTCAAGGAGGGACAGGTGCGCTTCTCCGGAACCGCCCTTCTCAAGCTGGTTGCCGGCTACACCGCCGAGGCCGGCTTGCGCAACCTGGAGCGGGAGATCGGCAGCATTTGCCGCAAGGTGGCCCGGCGCTTCGGCGAGGGCAAGAAACGGCCGGTGCTGGTCACCGAGGCCGCGGTGGAGCGCTTCCTTGGACCCGTGCGTTACCTGCCCGAGGAGGAACGCCTGGAGAGCGAGGTGGGGGTCGCCACCGGCCTGGCCTGGACCGAGGTGGGTGGCGAGGTCCTCTACGTCGAGGTCAATACCATGAAGGGCAAGGGGGACCTGACCCTTACCGGGCACCTGGGGGAGGTCATGAAGGAGAGCGCTCAGGCCGCCCTCTCCTACGCCCGGGCCCATGCCGGAGAACTCGGGATCGACCCCGGCTTTTTCGAAGAACGGGACGTCCACATCCACGTTCCTGCGGGGGCCATCCCCAAGGACGGCCCGAGCGCCGGGGTCACCATGGCGGTAGCCCTTATCTCGGCCCTTTCCGGCCGCCGGGTCAGTAAGGACGTGGCCATGACCGGCGAGATCACCCTGCGCGGCAAGGTGCTGCCGGTGGGGGGGCTCAAGGAGAAGACCTTGGCGGCGCTGCGGGCCCATATAAATACGATCATCGTTCCCCACCGCAACGCCAAGGACTTGGAGGAGATTCCGGCGCACCTGCGCAAGAAGCTGCGCTTCGTGGTGGCGAAAAGCATGGAGGAGGTGCTCTGCGCGGCCCTCGAAGGCGTGGAATGAAGCTCTCCGACCTGGGAGAGTTCTGCTTTATCGAGCGGCTGCGGGATTCGGTCCCGGCCGGCAGCGGGGTGCGCTGCGGCATCGGTGACGACTGCGCGGCCCTCGAGCTTCCGCCGGGGGAGTTGCTCCTGACGACCACCGACATGCTTATCGAGGAGGTTCACTTCCGCCGTCAGTGGACCGACCTGCGGTTGCTCGGGCGCAAGAGCGTGGCGGTGAACGTGAGCGACGTCGCCGCCATGGGCGGCACCCCGCGGCATCTCTTTCTCGGCCTGGGGATTCCCCGGGAGATGGAGGTGGAGGAGCTGGACGCCTTCATGGCGGGATTTCTGGAGAGTGCCGCCCGGTACGGCGCCTGCCTCGCGGGAGGCGACACCTGCCGGTCGCCGGGGCCGCTGTTGATCTCCGTCACTGCGGAGGGATCGGTTCCCGAAGGGGAGCTGGTCGGCCGGGAGGGCGCCCGGCCCGGGGATGCCGTCTACGTTTCGGGAACCCTGGGGGACAGCGCCCTGGCCCTGCGCCTGCTGCAGGACGAGTGCTCCCCCGATCCCCACCTGGCCCGACGCCACCACGATCCCGAGGCGCGGGTCGGTCTGGGCCGGGCCCTGGCGCGGGCCGGCCTGCCCACGGCGATGATCGACCTGTCCGACGGGCTGCTCGCCGATCTGGGGCACATCCTGGAGGCCTCCAAGGTCGGGGCCCGGGTGGACGAGGCGGCCCTGCCCCTCTCCGAGCCCTTCCGCCGCGCCAGCGAAAGGGATCCGGCCCTTCTGGAGCTGGCCCTGGCCGGCGGGGAGGACTACGAACTGTTGTTCACCGTTCCCCCGGACCGGGAGGCGGGGATCTCAGGACTGGCCCGGGAGGCGGGCCTGCCCCTGACCCGGGTGGGGAGCGTGGGGCTGGCTAATGACGGGCTGACCGTCCAGGATCGCCAGGGAGCGGTTCGGCGGCCGACGCGCGGCGGCTTCAACCACTTTGGCCGGAAGTAGGGGAGCGGCCCTTCCGGTCCGCGACAAGATTCTCCGGGGCCGTTGGGTCGATGTTTGCTGAAGGGACGGGACATGACTGCAGTGGCGCAGGAACAGCACGGCGATGTGAGACCGGTCCCATTCGTGGGCAGCTGCTTCCCCGAGGAGCAGTTCGCCGCGCTGCGCGACCTGCTCGTGGCCCGCAGGGGGTTTGACCTGTCCCAGTACAAGGACCGGGGCGTCAAGCGCCGGGTCGCAAAGCGGGTGCGGGCCCGGGGGTTTCACCAGGCCGGCCCCTACCTGGAACTGCTGGTAAAGGACGAAGCGGAGCTGGATGCCCTGCTGGGGGCGCTGACCGTGCACGTCTCCCACTTTTTCCGGAACCCTTCGACCTTCGCCGCGCTTGAGACGAGGGTTCTGCCCGAGCTTTTCGACCGGTCCCGGCGACTGGGGCAGGCCGCCTTGCGCCTCTGGAGTGTCGGTTGTTCCAGCGGGGAGGAGCCCTATTCCCTGGCCCTGCTGCTCGAGGGACTGTCCCGCCCGGAGGCCGATGTCTCCATTCTGGCCACGGATGTCAGCGCGGCGATCTTGGAGCGGGCCCGGGAGGGGGTATTCGATTCAGGGCGGCTGGGCGAGGTGCCGCCGGCGCTCAAAGAGCGCTATTTCGTTCCCCGCGGCAGCAGCTACCGGCTGGCAGAGGAGATCCGCGCCAAGGTGGCGTTCCGGTCTCACGACCTGTTGAGTTCGGAAGCCTACCCCGGGGCCGAGCTCGTGTTGTGCCGCAACGTGCTCATCTACTTCTCCCGGGAGGCGCAGGAGAGGATATTGTGCCGTCTTGGCGATGCCCTGCCCAGCGGCGGCTACCTGGTCCTCGGCAAGGCCGAGACTCTGCTGGGGGAGGCCCGTCAGAGGTTTCTCGTCGAGAGTCCTGCGGAGAGGATCTACCGGCGCTGCTGAGTCCCGGAGCGGGGGCCGGTCGCTGCATTTGAAGCCTGGCAGGTCTGACTTTTTCAAGGAGCGGGTCGATGCGTGTGGAAATCAGTTACAAATTCATTATGGGCTTCATCATCGTGGTGGGCTCGATCGTGCTGGTCAATGTCCTGGTCCCCTATCTGGGGATTCCTGCCGACTGGCAGCAGCTCTTCACGGTGGCCTGCGCGATTCTCGTGGGCCTGGTACTCGGCTGGGTCTTCTCCAAGGCCTTTACCGCCAATATCAGGATCCTCACCGAGGCCGCCGAGCGGCTCAGCCACGGCGACCTGACCCGCAACGTCCGTCTGCGCGAGAGCCTGCTCGTGGACGAGACGGCCGATCTGGCCGGCTCCCTGAACCGGGTGGTGGACAGCCTGCGGGAGCTGGTCGGCTACATCCGCTCCTCTTCGGTGAAGGTCGCCGAGTCGTCCCAGGGGCTTTCCGCCACCTCCCAGCAGATGAGCGCTTCCACCCAGGATGTGACCAAGACCGTCGAGCAGATCAGCGAGGGGGCGGAGACCCAGGCCGAGATGGTGGAGAAGTCCTCCCAGTTCATCAAGGAGATGGCCGTCTCGATCGATCTCATCGCCGCCTCGGCCCACAAGCTCGCCGCTTCTGCGAGCGATACCGCCCGGGTCGCCCAGCACGGCGGGGAGATGGCCGGGGCCACCATGAAGAAAATGAACCAGGTCCTCGACGGGGTGGAGAGGAACGGAAAGCAGATGGCTTCTTTCGGGGGTCAGGTACAAAAAATCGGCAAGATTGTCGACGTCATCACCGGCATTGCCCAGAAGACGAACCTCCTGGCCATGAACGCCACCATCGAGGCGGCCCGGGCCGGCGAGTACGGACGCGGCTTCGCCGTGGTGGCCGAGGAGATCAGCAAGCTCGCAGACTCGGCCGGTGAGTCGGCCGGGGAGATCACAGATCTGGTGGAGTCGATTCGCGAGGAGAGCCAGCAGGTCCAGGTCTCGATTCAGGAGAGCATTCAGGAGATCGGTTCCGGACGGGAGGCCGTCGACACCACCGGGAGCGCATTCGAAGAGATTATTCAGAACGCCAATCTCACCCGGACCAAGGCCACCAGCATAGCCGAGCTTTCGGACACGCAGACCGAGGGGGCCCGGAATATGGTGGCCGCCATCGAGGAGATCTCGCGGGTGGTCACGGACAACGCCGCCGCCACCCAGCAGGTCTCCGCGGCCACCGAGCAGCAGTCGGCCTCCATGGAGGAGATGGCCCAGTCGGCCGGGGACCTCTCGGCTTTGGCGGAGGACCTGCTGAACGTGGTCAGCAAATTCCAACTCGGTGGCGAGAAGAGCGAGGCATGAACCAGGTTCTGGTCTTTCGCCAGGGGGGTGCCCTCTACGGCCTGGAGGTCACCGACATCCAGGAACTCGTCGAGGCCCCTCCCCTATACTACATCCCCCGGGCCGCAGGCCACTACTCCGGGGCGATCAATTTCCACGGCAACGTCGTGCCGGTTCTCGACCTGGGGGTCTGGCTGGCCCGGCCGGGGCAGGGCAGGGACCACAGGGTCATTGTCCTCTCTCTCCAGCTGGGCGCTCTGGCCCTCGCCGTGGAGGCGGTGCAGAGGATCGTGCCCCTCGATGCCGAGGCTCTTCAGCCGGCCTCCGAGGAACGGTCGGAGGGAATGTTTATCCGTGCGGTATTCGTTCGGGAAGAGCAGCCCATCAACCTGCTCGACCCGGCCAAGCTGATTGCTGGCCTGGAACAGGCTTGAATGAATTACGGGAGGTAAAGATGGGGATTCGGATTTTGATTGTTGACGATGCCCTTTTCATGCGCAACATGCTGAAGGACATTTTCGTTCGCGCCGGCTATGAGGTGGTCGGCGAGGCTTCCAACGGCGTGGAAGCGGTGGAGAGGTACCGGGAACTCCGGCCCGCCCTTGTCACCATGGACATCGTCATGCCCATCAAGAGCGGTATCGAGGCTCTTCAGGAGATCACCAAGGAGAACCCCGAGGCTTGCGTGGTCATGTGCAGTGCCCTCGGCCAGGAGTCCCTGGTGGTCGAGGCGGTGCAGGCCGGGGCCAAGGAATTCATCGTCAAGCCCTTTCAGGAAAAGCGGGTGCTCGACGTGGTGGAGCGTGTCGTCGCGCAAAATTAGGCCGGCGGCCGTTTTCGCCCGCCGCTCCGCGGCAGGATCTCCCCTGTTTCGGACAGGCCGTTTACACGCAAGATAGGCATCCCCATGGACATGTCCAAATACCGCGAGATGTACCTGGCCGAGGCCAAGGAACATCTCCAGAACATGGGAGACCTTCTGCTGACCCTAGAGAAGGACCCGGGGGACCGCGAAGGTATCGACGCCCTGTTTCGCGAGGCCCATTCCATCAAGGGGATGGCGGCCTCTATGGGCTTCGAGAAGAGTGCCGCCGTGGCGCACAGCATGGAAGATCTCATGGACGGCTTCCGCAAGTCGGGCGTCGTTCCTGCCGAGGCGATCGACCGCCTGCTTGAGGGCTCCGACCTGCTGGAAGGCCTGCTCGAGGATGTGCAGGCCGACCGGGAAGAACGCTCCGTGGAGGCCTACCTCTCGGCAGAGGCTCCTGTCGAGGCGGCCGCTCCAGCTCCCCCTCCGCGGGCGAGCGCGACCCGGGCCGCCGCCTCTCCTGAGTCCACTCGCGGGGCCGGCCTGGATGTGCGGGTGGAACTGGCCGCCGACGCCCTGGCCCCCGCTGCCCGCTCCCTGCTGATCCTTCGGGAACTCGAGGGGTTGGGACGGGTCGTAGCCTGTCGCCCCAGCGCCGAGCAGTTGAGCGCCGGGAAGTCCTCCCGGACCCTGGTGGCGCGCTTGGCCGCAGGCGTCGAAGGCGTACGGGTAGAAAAGGCCCTGGCGTCGATGCCTGATGTGGCCCGGGTCGCCGTGGCCACCCTGGCCCCGAAGGCGCCCCCCGCTCCCCAGCGGCGCAAGGAGGACCTGAGTCCCTCGGTCCGGGTGCGTACTGCCCTTCTGGATCGATTCGTCAACCTCACCGGTGAGCTGATCACCAGCCGCTATACTCTGCAGGCGGCCGCCGCTCATGAAAGCTGGCCGGAGGTCCGCGAGGGGGTCGCCCAGCTCGCCCGCCTGGTCAGCAATCTTCATCACCATGTGCTGCGGGTGCGCATGATGCCCCTGGAGAGCATCACCGGGCGGCTGCCCCGCCTGGTTCGGGACCTCGGCCGCAAGACCGGAAAGAAGGTGCGTCTGCGCATCGAAGGGGAAGCTGTCGAGCTGGACCGGGCCATCCTTGAGGCACTGGCCGATCCCCTGGTTCACATGGTGCGCAATGCGGTGGACCACGGCATCGAGCGCAGCGGGGACGTTCTGGTCAGGGCCCGGCGGGAGAAGGACATGGCCCTGCTGGAGGTTGTGGACAACGGGCGGGGCATGGACCCGGCGGTTATCCGCGCCAAGGCGCTGGAAAAGGGTCTGGTCTCTGCGGCCCAGGCCGACGCCCTTTCCGATCGGGCGTCGCTGCGCCTGGTCTGCCTGCCCGGTTTCTCGACTGCTGTCGAGGTCAGCCAGACCTCCGGCCGCGGTGTCGGTATGGACGTGGTCAAGTCTGCCGTGGAGAGCCTCGGAGGCTCCTTCGACATCGCCTCCCAACCGGGGCGCGGCACCCGACTGCGACTCAGGTTTCCCCTGTCGGTGGCCATTGTCCAGGTCCTGCTGGTCGAATGCGCCGGCCACCTTCTCGGCATTCCCACAACCAAGGTGATCAGCACCCTGGAGGCGGCGCCCGGTCAGGTGAAGCGTTCCGGCCGCGGCATGGCCGTTTCCCTGGACGAGGCCCTTGTTCCGCTCCTTTCCCTGCGCAAGATTCTGGGCCTGCCGGCGCGTCCCTCCCGGGGCAACCTTCCCCTCGTCCTGACGGAAATCCGGGGGCGCCGGGTCGCCCTGACAGTCGATCGCCTCGCCGGGGTGCGCGAGGTCTTCGTCAAGAACCTTGCCCCTCCCCTTGACCGGCACGGAGGGGTCTCCGGAACCACCATCCTGGGCGACGGAAGCGTCGTCTTTATTATCGACCCCCGGTCCCTTTTGGAGACCCGGCCTCGCAAGGTCGCCGCCTGAAAGCCAGGAGAAAGATCCTATGTCATTCAATCGCCTGACCGAAGGGCAGCTCGACGCCCTCAAGGAGATCAGCAACATCGGGATGGGGCACGCCGCAACGGCTCTCTCCCAGCTCATCGGCTCCACCGTTTATCTGCGGGTGCCGAAGATCACCGTAGTCGACATCGCCCGGGTTCCCGAACAGCTGGGGGGGGCGGAAAGGGTCGTGGCCGGGGTCACCCTGCAGGTCCTCGGCGACGCCCGGGGAAACATCCTGCTGGTCTTTCCCCAGAAGAGCGCCCTCCAGCTCCTCTCGCGCCTCATCAAGCAGGAGGGCGAGGAGTTGGTAATGAACGAGATCAACGCCTCGACCCTCAAGGAGGTGGGGAATATCCTGGCTTCGGCTTACCTCAGCGCCCTCGGCAGCCTGCTCCACATGACCCTCATCCCGTCCATTCCCCTGCTCGCCTACGACATGGCGGGGGCCATCGTGGACAACGTCCTCATCGAGTTGAGCATGGCCGGGGACATGGCCCTCATGGTGGAGACCGAATTCAGCGGCGAGGGTGCCGACGACCTCGGGGTCAAGGGGCACTTCCTTCTCCTTCCCGATCCGGAAACGCTCCACATCCTGATCAATGCCGTGGGAGGCGATCTATGACCTCCAAGGTGCGGGTGGGAATCTCCGAGTACCGGGTGGCCGAAGGCCCCGCTGTGCTGGTGACCTACGGCCTCGGGTCGTGCCTTGGAATCGTCCTCTATGATGCCCGGGTCAGGGTGGGCGGGCTGGCCCACACCCTGCTGCCCCGGCCGCGCCCGGGGATGGAGCAGACCCGAATGACCAAGTTCGTCGATGCCGCCCTGCGGCTCATGCTCGAGGAGCTTCTGGTCATGGGGGCCGAGCGGGAACGCCTGCAGGCCAGGATCGTCGGCGGGGCCAACATGTTCGAGCCCCTGCACGGCGCGGCCAAGGAGACCATCGGCGAGCGCAACGTGCGCGCCGCCAGGGAAACCCTCCGGGAGCTGGGCATTCCCCTGCTCGCCGAGGACGTCGGCGGTCGCCACGGACGGACCGTGGAGTTCGACCTGGGCAGCGGAGAAGTCCGGGTGCGCTCGATGAGGGGGGAACATGCATTGCTTCCCCTCTAGGGCTTCGGGAGTCGCCATGCGCGCATCGGCGCTTGTTCTGATTCTGATTGTTTCGGCCCTGGCGCTGCCCGGCCGGTCCGGTGCGGCAGCTGAACCTCGTCTCGAGGCCGTGGTCAGCGCCCTGGAGAGCCCCTTTCGGGAAGGGGCTGCCGCGCAGAGTGCGATTGCCGACTTCGAGGCCGATTTCTTCCAGAAGGCTTACCTCGTCTCCCTCGACCGCCTTCAGGAAGGCCGGGGGCGGGTCGCGGTCAAATTCGACCGCACCGGCACGGACGGTCTGCCGAGGACCCTTTTTCGCTGGGAGTACGAGCAGCCGGCGGTCCAGCAGATCGTCTCGGACGGGCGCACCATGTGGGTTTATCTCCCCGAAAACCGGCAGGTGCTTCGCTCTGAGATCGACCTGGCGGCCCCGACCCGGCCCGACGATCCCCTCATTTTCCTGACCGGACTGGGCAACCTGGAGCGGGATTTTCACATCGCCTGGGCCGTTCCCGACCGGGATGCGGCCGGCAATTTCGTTCTCGAGCTCAAACCCCGTGCTTCCTCGACCTTTATCCAGAGCCTGATGTTCGTGGTGGATCGGGGGGCCGTCGCTTCCCCGAAAAATGCGGATTTCCCCATTCTCTCGGCGACCCTTTTCGATCCGGGCGGCAATCGCACCACCATCGAGTTCGCCCGGGGGCGGACCAACCAGGGGCTGCCCGACAGCCGGTTCCGCTTCGAGGTCCCCGAGGGGGTGGAGATCTTCAATCCGGCCGACCTCATGCAGTAAAGGCGGGTTTCCCCTTCCCTTTCGGGACCTTACCGTGATAAAGTTTCTTTTTTGACGGGACCCGTTCGCGTTCGGAACGCCTTTCTTCGGAGCGACCTCCGGAACAAAGACGCCAACCCAGGTATCGAGAACGCGGAGAAACCCGAGGCATCCGTCTGTCTTTGCAAGGCCTTTCCCGCTGCGGCTCTGCGTTGCCGCGCTAAAGGCCCTTCGTATTTTCCCAGGGAGATCGAGCTCATGCCCAGTTTCGACATCGTTTCGAAGGCCGATATGCAAGAGGTGGACAACGCGGTCAACCAGACCAGCAAGGAAATTGCCCAGCGCTATGATTTCAAGGGGACGCACAACGAGATCGCCCTTGAGGAAGACTCCATCCTGCTCTTGGGGGCCGATGATTACAAACTCGACGCCATGATCGACGTGCTGAAGGGGAAGCTGGTCCGGCGCAGCGTCTCGCCCAAGTGCCTCGATTTCGGCAAAAAGGAGCCGGCCTCCGGCGGCGCGGTACGCCAGCGGGTCGCCATCGTTCAGGGGGTCTCCAAAGAGAAGGGCAAGGAGATCGTCAAGATCGTCAAGGAGACCAAGATCAAGGTGCAGGCCCAGATTATGGAGGACCAGGTGCGGGTGACCGGGAAAAAGATCGATGACCTTCAGGAAGTCATGGGACTCCTCAAGAAAAAGGACCTGGGCATCGAGTTGCAGTTTGTCAACATGAGGTCCTAGGGCCCCGCCTGGCGAGCCGCGTCGATTAGAAAACGGAATTTGCCGCACGGGATCGAGACAAGAGAAGCGTGGGGAAGGTTTTCACGCCATTCTCCCCGCGGCGTTACGAAGGGAATACGCATTGGAAAGACAAAAGGTCTGCCTGGTCAGCCTTGGCTGCCCGAAAAACCTGGTCGATGCCGAGGTCATGCTCGGACACCTGCCCGAGGACCGCTTCGAGATCATCGTCGACGAGTCCGAGGCCGATATCATCATCGTCAACACCTGCTCCTTCATCAAGGAGGCCAAGGAGGAGTCGGTGGAGACCATCCTCGAGGTGGCCGACTACAAGACCAATGGGCACTGCCGCCTGCTGGCGGTGTGCGGCTGTCTCCCCCAGCGCTACCGGGAGGAGCTGGCCGAGGACCTTCCAGAGGTCGACCTGTTCATGGGGACCGGCGACGCTCCCCGCATCGTCGAGCTGCTAGATGCCGTGGAGGCGGGGGCGCAGGCCCTGCAGGCCGTGGGGGAGCCCGAGTTCCTCTACGATCACACCACCCCCCGGGTCACCTCGTCCCCCTTCTACTCGACCTACGTCAAGATCGCCGAGGGGTGCGCCAACCTCTGCTCTTACTGCGTCATTCCCCAGGTGCGCGGGACCCTGCGCTCGCGCAGCATCGCCTCGGTGGTCGACGAGGTGCGGACCCTCGCTGCGGCCGGGGTCAAGGAAATCAACCTCATCGCCCAGGACATCACCGCCTATGGCAGTGACCGGGACGACGGGGCCCGGATCGAGGATTTGCTGCGCGAGCTGGTCAAGATCGAGGGCCTGGCCTGGCTGCGCCTGCTCTACGCCTACCCTGACGGCATCAGCGACGAGCTTCTCGATCTGATGGCCTCGGAGGAGAAGATCTGCAACTATCTCGACATCCCCCTGCAGCACATCGACGACGCGGTCCTTGCCATGATGAATCGCCGCGTTGACGAGGCCGGCATCCGAAGCCTCCTTGATCGGATCCGCAGGCGCATCCCCGACGTCACCCTGCGCACCTCTTTTATCGTCGGCTTCCCCGGAGAAACCGAGGGGCAGTTCTCCCGGCTTCACGAGTTCGTCAAAGAGGGGCATTTCGAGCGCGTCGGGGTGTTTCGTTATTCCCGGGAAGAGGGGACCTCGGCGGCGGAGCTGGAGGAGCAGGTGCCGGAGCGGACCAAGCGCACCCGCTATCATAAGCTGATGAAGGCCCAGAACCGAATCTCCTTCCGCAAGAACCGCGACCTGGTCGGGCGCACTGAGCCGGTTCTGGTGGAGGGCTACAGCGAGGAGACCGATCTGCTGCTGCGCGGGCGCAGCATCCGCCAGGCTCCCGACGTGGACGGCCAGGTCTACATCACCGCCGGCCAGGCCGATGTCGGCGAGATCGTTATGCTGCGCATCACCGACTCCTCGGATTACGACCTCATCGGCGAGATCGTCGAGCCCTCCTCCCTGCCGAGCGCCGCGCAGGTCTGATCGAGCGTTCCCCCGGGCCCGGCCCCTGCGGCCGGGCCTGCCGAGGAGTCACTCTTGCCCTTCACCCGCCCCCTGCTCATCCTTCTCCTGCTGTCCCTGGTGGCCTTCTTCGCCCTCCAGCGGACCCCGAAGACCATTTCCGAAACGGTCAGCCGCAGCCGCATTCTCATGGGGACTGTGGTGGAGATCACCGCCCTCGGCGCCGATCCGGGAGGTCTCGACGAGGCGGTGGAGGCCGCCTTCGAAGAGATGGCCCGCATCGAGCGGCTTATGTCCTCCCACTTGTCCGGCAGCGAGGTCGCCCGGCTCTCGGCGGCCCCCGAGGGTCTCGAGGTTTCGGCGGAGACCTCCGAGGTCCTGGAACTGGCCCTGACGGTGTTCGAGGAGAGCGGGGGGGCCTTCGACCCGGCCCTCGGCCGTCTCAAGGCCCTGTGGAGCATCGAGTCGGACCACCCCCGGGTTCCGAGCAGGGAACAGGTTCGAACGGCCCTGGCTACCGCCGGGCCTGGAGCGCTGCAGATGGAGGGGCGCCGGGTAGACAAGAAAAGTTCAGAGACCAGCGTCGACCTGGGGGGGGTCGCCAAGGGATACGCCATCGACCGGGCCGTGGACGTCCTGCGCCGGGCGGGGATCTCCAGCGCATCGGTGAACGCCGGCGGCGACCTGCGCCTGCTGGGGGACAAGGGCGGCAGACCCTGGAAGATCGGCCTTCAGCATCCCCGGCGCCAGGGGGAACTGCTCGCCACCCTCGACCTGGAGGGGGTTGCCGTGGTCACCTCGGGGGACTACGAGCGGTATTTCGAGCGGGACGGAATCCGCTACCACCATCTGTTCGATCCGCACAGCGGCTACCCGGCCTCTCTCTGCCGGAGCGTGACCGTGGTCGCTCCGCGCGCGGACCTGGCCGACGCCCTGGCCACGGCCGCCTTCGTGCTCGGCCCCGAACGGGGGCTGAGTCTCCTGGAGGGGCGGCCGGGGGTCGAAGGGCTGGTCGTGGCCGCAGACGGCAGCCGCTCGGCGACCTCTGGGCTGGAGGGGAGGCTCTC
Encoded proteins:
- a CDS encoding chemotaxis protein CheC, with amino-acid sequence MSFNRLTEGQLDALKEISNIGMGHAATALSQLIGSTVYLRVPKITVVDIARVPEQLGGAERVVAGVTLQVLGDARGNILLVFPQKSALQLLSRLIKQEGEELVMNEINASTLKEVGNILASAYLSALGSLLHMTLIPSIPLLAYDMAGAIVDNVLIELSMAGDMALMVETEFSGEGADDLGVKGHFLLLPDPETLHILINAVGGDL
- a CDS encoding chemotaxis protein CheD; this translates as MTSKVRVGISEYRVAEGPAVLVTYGLGSCLGIVLYDARVRVGGLAHTLLPRPRPGMEQTRMTKFVDAALRLMLEELLVMGAERERLQARIVGGANMFEPLHGAAKETIGERNVRAARETLRELGIPLLAEDVGGRHGRTVEFDLGSGEVRVRSMRGEHALLPL
- a CDS encoding outer membrane lipoprotein carrier protein LolA; translation: MRASALVLILIVSALALPGRSGAAAEPRLEAVVSALESPFREGAAAQSAIADFEADFFQKAYLVSLDRLQEGRGRVAVKFDRTGTDGLPRTLFRWEYEQPAVQQIVSDGRTMWVYLPENRQVLRSEIDLAAPTRPDDPLIFLTGLGNLERDFHIAWAVPDRDAAGNFVLELKPRASSTFIQSLMFVVDRGAVASPKNADFPILSATLFDPGGNRTTIEFARGRTNQGLPDSRFRFEVPEGVEIFNPADLMQ
- a CDS encoding YajQ family cyclic di-GMP-binding protein; its protein translation is MPSFDIVSKADMQEVDNAVNQTSKEIAQRYDFKGTHNEIALEEDSILLLGADDYKLDAMIDVLKGKLVRRSVSPKCLDFGKKEPASGGAVRQRVAIVQGVSKEKGKEIVKIVKETKIKVQAQIMEDQVRVTGKKIDDLQEVMGLLKKKDLGIELQFVNMRS
- the rimO gene encoding 30S ribosomal protein S12 methylthiotransferase RimO, producing the protein MERQKVCLVSLGCPKNLVDAEVMLGHLPEDRFEIIVDESEADIIIVNTCSFIKEAKEESVETILEVADYKTNGHCRLLAVCGCLPQRYREELAEDLPEVDLFMGTGDAPRIVELLDAVEAGAQALQAVGEPEFLYDHTTPRVTSSPFYSTYVKIAEGCANLCSYCVIPQVRGTLRSRSIASVVDEVRTLAAAGVKEINLIAQDITAYGSDRDDGARIEDLLRELVKIEGLAWLRLLYAYPDGISDELLDLMASEEKICNYLDIPLQHIDDAVLAMMNRRVDEAGIRSLLDRIRRRIPDVTLRTSFIVGFPGETEGQFSRLHEFVKEGHFERVGVFRYSREEGTSAAELEEQVPERTKRTRYHKLMKAQNRISFRKNRDLVGRTEPVLVEGYSEETDLLLRGRSIRQAPDVDGQVYITAGQADVGEIVMLRITDSSDYDLIGEIVEPSSLPSAAQV
- a CDS encoding FAD:protein FMN transferase, encoding MPFTRPLLILLLLSLVAFFALQRTPKTISETVSRSRILMGTVVEITALGADPGGLDEAVEAAFEEMARIERLMSSHLSGSEVARLSAAPEGLEVSAETSEVLELALTVFEESGGAFDPALGRLKALWSIESDHPRVPSREQVRTALATAGPGALQMEGRRVDKKSSETSVDLGGVAKGYAIDRAVDVLRRAGISSASVNAGGDLRLLGDKGGRPWKIGLQHPRRQGELLATLDLEGVAVVTSGDYERYFERDGIRYHHLFDPHSGYPASLCRSVTVVAPRADLADALATAAFVLGPERGLSLLEGRPGVEGLVVAADGSRSATSGLEGRLSWR